One genomic segment of [Pasteurella] aerogenes includes these proteins:
- a CDS encoding CRISPR type III-A/MTUBE-associated protein Csm2, with amino-acid sequence MSIQHLIKFGEGKSPNIFSNIADEAAREIKANASANKSTQLRKFYDELAMWNDRVQLDQADKQAKFKELEPFIKMLKAKVAYAKGRKHVDDHFMAIFNKTIDEIKCPQTLKEAKLFMEAVMGYCKLYELK; translated from the coding sequence ATGAGTATTCAACATTTAATTAAATTTGGAGAAGGAAAATCTCCCAACATTTTTTCAAATATTGCAGATGAAGCTGCTCGTGAAATCAAAGCCAACGCTTCTGCGAACAAAAGTACCCAATTACGCAAATTCTATGATGAATTAGCGATGTGGAATGATCGAGTACAGCTCGATCAAGCAGATAAACAGGCTAAATTTAAAGAATTAGAGCCTTTCATCAAAATGCTAAAAGCGAAAGTCGCCTATGCAAAGGGACGCAAACACGTTGATGATCATTTTATGGCTATTTTCAACAAAACCATCGATGAAATTAAATGCCCACAAACCTTAAAAGAAGCCAAATTATTTATGGAAGCGGTGATGGGTTATTGCAAATTATACGAACTTAAATAA
- a CDS encoding CRISPR type III-A/MTUBE-associated RAMP protein Csm3 — translation MKLNNIIEINAQLVLKTGLHIGAGDSEMHIGGIDNSVIKHPITQSPYIPGSSLKGKIRSLLEWRSGAATDGKPLSLEHLAKATDKSAVENILKLFGISADSKKEEEQMKQIGVARLGFWDCALNADWEKRIRDDNQLLTEAKSENTINRITATADNPRQTERVPAGAIFDFKLTLRQFENDSDELLALILKGLRLLELDSLGGSGSRGYGKVQFTDITVGSEKFENLEHIKPFE, via the coding sequence ATGAAACTCAACAACATTATCGAAATTAACGCGCAATTAGTTTTAAAAACCGGTTTACATATTGGTGCTGGTGATAGCGAAATGCACATTGGTGGTATTGATAACAGCGTGATTAAACACCCGATTACTCAATCACCTTATATTCCAGGATCTAGCTTAAAAGGCAAAATTCGCTCACTGCTTGAATGGCGTAGCGGTGCAGCAACTGATGGCAAACCACTTAGCCTTGAGCATTTAGCCAAAGCAACCGATAAAAGTGCGGTAGAAAATATCCTAAAATTGTTCGGTATCAGTGCGGATAGCAAAAAAGAAGAAGAGCAAATGAAACAAATCGGCGTGGCTCGTTTAGGCTTTTGGGATTGTGCATTAAATGCGGATTGGGAAAAACGTATTCGTGATGACAACCAACTCTTAACCGAAGCAAAAAGTGAGAATACCATCAACCGTATTACTGCAACGGCGGATAATCCACGTCAAACCGAACGCGTGCCAGCAGGTGCAATCTTTGATTTCAAATTAACGTTACGTCAATTTGAAAATGACAGCGATGAATTATTAGCCTTAATTCTCAAAGGGTTACGTTTATTAGAATTAGACAGCCTTGGCGGTTCAGGCTCTCGTGGTTACGGTAAAGTGCAATTTACTGACATTACCGTCGGTAGCGAAAAATTTGAGAATCTTGAACACATTAAACCGTTTGAATAA
- a CDS encoding CRISPR type III-A/MTUBE-associated RAMP protein Csm4 — MKTYRITLKVQSAFGTPLVGDSLFGQFCWAIANHFGQARLTTLLQGYQNQQPFAVFSDAFPSGYLPLPCLPSKFWQKADNADRKVLKKKQWIALDVLQQPLTQWQQLALAEKAIMEKALHDQPHNTIDRSTNSTGTGMFAPYMSEQIWYTPETQLDIYLVLDENRLSLAEAEMILDQIGKLGFGRDASIGLGKFERIHSEEFHLTEYQGNAYLALANCAPQQLNLDPNRCYYQMTTRFGRHGDIKALMGNPFKKPIILTKVGAVFTPQKIAEIAPHFLGNGLGNVSYAQAEAVHQGYAPIVPIQIDFQH; from the coding sequence ATGAAAACCTACCGTATCACATTAAAAGTGCAAAGTGCTTTTGGTACGCCGTTGGTGGGAGATAGCCTATTTGGGCAATTTTGTTGGGCTATCGCCAACCATTTTGGACAAGCGCGTTTAACGACATTATTACAGGGTTATCAAAATCAACAACCTTTTGCGGTATTTTCTGATGCTTTCCCATCAGGTTATCTACCACTTCCTTGTTTGCCTTCTAAATTTTGGCAAAAAGCAGATAATGCAGATCGCAAAGTGCTGAAGAAAAAACAATGGATTGCGTTAGACGTATTGCAGCAACCGCTTACACAATGGCAACAGCTTGCCTTAGCAGAAAAAGCAATAATGGAGAAAGCACTGCACGATCAACCCCATAACACCATTGATCGAAGCACCAATAGCACAGGTACAGGAATGTTCGCCCCTTATATGAGCGAACAAATTTGGTATACCCCTGAAACCCAGCTTGATATCTATTTGGTTCTTGATGAAAACCGTCTAAGCCTAGCTGAAGCGGAAATGATATTAGATCAAATCGGTAAACTCGGTTTTGGGCGAGATGCGTCTATTGGTTTGGGTAAATTTGAGCGAATCCATAGCGAAGAATTTCATCTCACGGAATACCAAGGCAATGCTTATTTAGCTTTAGCGAACTGTGCACCACAACAGCTTAATTTAGATCCTAACCGTTGCTACTATCAAATGACGACTCGATTTGGGCGACACGGCGATATTAAGGCACTAATGGGTAACCCATTTAAAAAGCCGATTATCTTAACCAAAGTGGGGGCTGTATTTACGCCACAAAAAATCGCTGAAATCGCACCGCACTTTTTAGGCAACGGCTTAGGTAATGTTTCTTATGCTCAAGCCGAAGCAGTGCATCAAGGCTATGCACCTATCGTGCCAATCCAGATCGATTTTCAGCACTAA
- a CDS encoding CRISPR type III-A/MTUBE-associated RAMP protein Csm5 — MKEFMQTHQVYLTPLSPIHIGCGEDFEPTNYVIDNNVLYHFEPSQLNLSDTQKQNLITYSNRCDLLAIQRFFLDNKQQAVNSAHYVANVADEIARNWSSKMGKVAQQEKDGNKVVANLAIERTAYLPYKNEPYIPGSSFKGVLATSLLNEEHKKKGSPKVRKEDNKALQKEYIGEFQHSKLRTVKFSDFVPVTPTHTKVFYSLNYKKVPTDKGSKGKGITLRRECILQGQYRAFQSELSLWVNADNPLSLKEYFSLLNRYHQKIFNDECVMLIERGLVSKEWIAKVFRLINNNQVALVRLGKNGADSKVYQGNIAQIKIMKGKGQKSDFRSSATTVWLAGNQEQQSSGLLPFGWALLEVANDQENEPLKQWCAEQLKQLSVFDKIEKLRDREAQRAEIQAKKAAEEAEKQAKAAELKAEQEAKEKLLNSLSDNQRLIMDFVEKVKNTRERQADNTGSPLLKEAEALINQATEWDITDRQFVFEQITPDFLKSKIDFKKKDTEKNVKKWRNKLGIE, encoded by the coding sequence ATGAAAGAATTTATGCAAACGCATCAAGTCTATCTGACCCCACTTAGCCCTATCCACATTGGCTGCGGGGAAGATTTTGAGCCGACAAATTATGTGATTGATAACAACGTTCTCTACCATTTTGAGCCAAGCCAACTCAATTTATCGGACACACAAAAACAAAATTTGATAACCTATTCAAACCGTTGCGATCTGCTAGCTATTCAAAGATTTTTCTTAGACAATAAACAGCAAGCGGTTAATTCTGCTCATTATGTTGCAAATGTGGCGGACGAAATTGCACGCAATTGGTCAAGCAAAATGGGGAAAGTTGCCCAACAAGAAAAAGATGGTAACAAGGTCGTTGCAAATTTAGCGATAGAACGCACCGCTTACTTACCTTATAAAAATGAGCCTTATATCCCAGGCAGTAGTTTTAAAGGTGTTTTGGCGACTTCATTACTTAATGAAGAGCATAAAAAGAAAGGTTCGCCAAAAGTACGCAAAGAAGATAATAAAGCACTTCAAAAAGAGTATATTGGTGAGTTTCAACACAGCAAATTACGCACGGTGAAATTTAGCGATTTTGTTCCTGTAACACCTACGCATACTAAGGTATTTTATAGCTTAAATTATAAAAAAGTCCCTACTGACAAGGGCAGTAAAGGGAAAGGCATTACCTTACGCCGAGAATGTATTTTGCAAGGGCAATATCGTGCATTTCAAAGCGAATTGAGTTTATGGGTAAATGCCGACAACCCACTCTCACTCAAAGAGTATTTTAGTTTGCTAAATCGCTATCACCAAAAAATCTTTAATGATGAATGTGTTATGTTAATTGAGCGTGGATTAGTCAGCAAAGAATGGATTGCAAAAGTTTTTCGGTTAATTAACAACAATCAAGTTGCCTTAGTTCGATTAGGCAAAAATGGAGCAGATAGTAAAGTTTATCAAGGCAACATTGCTCAAATTAAAATTATGAAAGGAAAAGGGCAAAAATCTGATTTCCGCTCAAGTGCGACCACGGTTTGGCTTGCTGGTAATCAAGAACAACAATCGTCAGGCTTATTACCTTTCGGCTGGGCATTGCTTGAAGTGGCAAACGATCAAGAAAACGAACCATTAAAGCAATGGTGTGCCGAGCAACTTAAACAACTCTCCGTTTTCGATAAAATCGAAAAATTACGCGATAGAGAAGCTCAACGTGCTGAAATCCAAGCGAAAAAAGCCGCTGAAGAAGCGGAAAAACAAGCCAAAGCAGCAGAATTAAAAGCGGAACAAGAAGCCAAAGAAAAATTGCTCAATTCACTTTCAGATAATCAACGCTTGATTATGGATTTTGTGGAAAAAGTTAAAAATACAAGAGAACGCCAAGCGGATAACACTGGGTCGCCATTATTAAAAGAAGCTGAAGCCCTTATTAATCAGGCAACTGAATGGGATATTACTGATCGGCAGTTTGTCTTTGAACAGATTACGCCTGATTTCTTAAAATCAAAAATTGACTTTAAGAAAAAAGACACGGAGAAAAATGTAAAAAAATGGCGTAATAAATTAGGGATTGAATAA
- a CDS encoding Uncharacterized conserved protein (DUF2276) has product MQNSLPIARYQFQFKVSEPIILPEYAGSTLRGAFGRALRKIACMTKQEDCKGCPLYRTCPYTNIFETPAPETHQIQQFSQVPNGYIIEPPEWGVSEYQKGDILHFNLVLFGRLISQLPLIAFAFKRAFEYNIAGGKGELVDIAFFSQNQTACQSILQQGNIIEHQTEIIIPSDLPNKMELEILTPLRLQDNGKPLRPNEINLNRFLISLAKRISLLSEFHHQPLNLDFEHLISLLPQIEDHKQLKWQDWTRYSSRQQQRMKLGGVIGKWELSHLPTEWTELIYIGQWLHNGKNATFGLGKYRITNL; this is encoded by the coding sequence ATGCAGAACTCACTTCCTATCGCTCGCTATCAATTTCAATTTAAAGTGAGCGAGCCGATTATTTTACCCGAATATGCAGGCTCTACATTGCGTGGAGCTTTCGGGCGGGCATTGCGTAAAATTGCTTGTATGACAAAACAAGAGGATTGCAAAGGCTGTCCGTTATATCGCACTTGCCCTTACACCAATATTTTTGAAACACCGGCACCTGAAACTCATCAAATTCAGCAATTTAGCCAAGTGCCGAACGGTTATATTATTGAACCGCCAGAATGGGGAGTAAGCGAATATCAAAAAGGCGATATTCTCCATTTTAATTTAGTTTTATTTGGACGTTTGATTTCGCAACTCCCTCTAATTGCTTTCGCTTTTAAACGTGCTTTTGAATATAACATCGCAGGCGGAAAAGGAGAATTAGTCGATATTGCATTTTTTTCGCAAAATCAGACCGCTTGTCAATCTATTTTACAGCAGGGAAATATTATTGAACATCAAACAGAAATAATTATCCCCTCTGATTTACCGAATAAAATGGAATTAGAGATTTTAACGCCACTTCGTTTACAGGATAATGGCAAACCATTAAGACCCAATGAAATTAATTTAAACCGTTTCTTAATTAGTTTGGCAAAACGCATTTCATTATTAAGTGAATTTCATCATCAACCTCTCAATTTGGATTTTGAGCATTTAATTTCATTATTGCCCCAAATTGAAGATCATAAACAATTAAAATGGCAAGATTGGACAAGATATTCCTCTCGCCAACAACAAAGAATGAAATTAGGTGGCGTGATTGGGAAATGGGAATTATCTCATCTTCCAACAGAATGGACAGAATTGATTTATATCGGACAATGGCTACATAATGGAAAAAATGCGACTTTCGGCTTAGGGAAATATCGGATTACAAATTTGTAA